Proteins co-encoded in one Streptomyces sp. SLBN-31 genomic window:
- a CDS encoding IS481 family transposase, translated as MSKTPPLDREAKRRLAVIRHVEEVTGNVAMSCRYFGVSRQAYYIWYRRYQAEGIEGLRTRSKAPKHSPNATHVEVVGKIIYLRQNYHFGPEKIAMYLKRYHDVTISKSGVWRILKRLDMGRLPASQRYKRHDRRWKRYEKQLPGHRVQIDVKFIEPLASMPQGRRGGRNKYYQFTAIDDCTRLRVLKIYPTLNQATAIQFVDYVLQRLPFQVEVIQTDNGAEFQSAFHFHVLDKGIGHAYIKPRTPRLNGKVERSHRIDGEEFYRLLEGVIIDDAEVFNDKLREWEDYYNYHRPHGGLGGQTPYERLKQKTAPQA; from the coding sequence ATGTCGAAGACACCCCCGCTCGATCGCGAGGCCAAGCGGCGCCTGGCCGTCATACGCCATGTCGAAGAGGTCACCGGCAACGTCGCCATGAGTTGCCGGTACTTCGGCGTCAGTCGGCAGGCGTACTACATCTGGTATCGCCGCTACCAGGCGGAGGGCATCGAGGGGCTGCGCACTCGCTCGAAGGCGCCCAAGCACAGCCCGAACGCCACGCACGTCGAGGTCGTCGGGAAGATCATCTATCTCCGGCAGAATTACCACTTCGGGCCCGAGAAGATCGCGATGTACCTCAAGCGGTACCACGACGTCACGATCAGCAAATCGGGCGTGTGGCGGATCCTCAAGCGCCTGGACATGGGCCGCCTGCCGGCCTCCCAGCGCTACAAGCGGCACGACCGCCGGTGGAAGCGCTACGAGAAGCAACTGCCCGGCCACCGGGTGCAGATCGACGTGAAGTTCATCGAGCCGCTGGCCTCCATGCCCCAGGGCCGGCGCGGCGGCCGCAACAAGTACTACCAGTTCACGGCGATCGACGACTGCACCCGGCTGCGGGTCCTGAAGATCTATCCGACCCTTAACCAGGCCACTGCCATCCAGTTCGTCGACTACGTCCTGCAGAGGCTGCCGTTCCAGGTGGAGGTGATCCAGACCGACAACGGAGCCGAGTTCCAGTCAGCCTTCCACTTCCACGTGCTCGACAAAGGCATCGGCCACGCCTACATAAAGCCCCGCACACCGCGGCTCAACGGGAAGGTCGAACGCTCCCACCGGATCGACGGAGAGGAGTTCTACCGGCTCCTGGAGGGCGTCATCATCGACGACGCCGAGGTCTTCAACGACAAGCTGCGCGAGTGGGAGGACTACTACAACTACCATCGCCCGCACGGCGGCCTCGGCGGCCAGACGCCTTACGAACGCCTCAAGCAGAAGACCGCGCCCCAGGCGTAA
- a CDS encoding 2OG-Fe(II) oxygenase: MQAADGRPADVRAPTGLRVDPHIRRTSRVQVPQALSENVRLCFQGLHDRLEERFGLRLSGCEAPQFLRYERGDRFVPHADVSETQARRPVGRRVTAVLHVAQAAAVRDNGPAHERTEATAAHGNLTFFDTSPTTTWQTCRKKISFPPGSVIAFPADLVHEVPPVRVGPRLTVVTWFWNG; this comes from the coding sequence ATGCAGGCCGCCGATGGGCGTCCGGCCGACGTCCGCGCGCCCACAGGCCTCCGGGTCGATCCGCATATCCGGCGGACCAGCAGGGTTCAGGTGCCGCAGGCCCTGTCGGAAAACGTCCGACTCTGCTTCCAAGGCCTGCACGACAGGCTCGAGGAGCGGTTCGGCCTGCGGTTGAGTGGCTGCGAGGCACCGCAGTTCCTCCGGTACGAGCGGGGCGACCGCTTCGTGCCACACGCCGACGTCTCCGAGACACAGGCTCGTCGGCCCGTGGGGCGAAGGGTGACAGCGGTCCTGCACGTCGCGCAGGCAGCCGCAGTCCGGGACAATGGCCCTGCCCATGAAAGGACAGAGGCGACGGCAGCACACGGCAACCTGACCTTCTTCGACACGTCACCGACCACCACCTGGCAGACCTGCCGTAAGAAGATCTCCTTCCCTCCCGGATCCGTGATCGCCTTCCCCGCCGACCTCGTGCATGAAGTGCCACCGGTACGGGTCGGTCCCCGCCTGACGGTGGTCACCTGGTTCTGGAACGGCTGA
- a CDS encoding class I SAM-dependent methyltransferase, producing MNPSGRAASRTAVLVCQGRAVADGRAAVGQFSDPVAVRLLRDAERTTVDQVRAGTPPQGWQARVTYESVRACAEVVVPRTVAIDDALRARVTGQLVILGAGLDTRAWRLAELARTDVWEVDHPASQHDKRARLTQRGPEEYPHPDSELRAVARAVRFTPVDFAVVDLGAALDAAGHDPTAPTTWLWEGVVPYLTREHVRATVAALATRSASGSTLIVNYQAPSVKAAAGRLLTRVLGSSLTSGEPWLSLWRPERMAALLAEHDLRVVTDDPLLAFAQRLGGPARGRSSLRSGRVAVAERG from the coding sequence ATGAATCCCAGTGGACGCGCGGCGAGCCGTACGGCGGTGCTGGTCTGTCAGGGGCGGGCGGTCGCGGACGGGAGGGCTGCCGTGGGGCAGTTCTCCGATCCCGTGGCGGTACGGCTGCTGCGCGACGCGGAGCGTACGACCGTGGACCAAGTGCGCGCGGGCACACCGCCACAGGGCTGGCAGGCGCGCGTGACGTACGAGAGTGTGCGGGCGTGTGCGGAGGTCGTCGTCCCCCGTACGGTCGCGATCGACGACGCTCTGCGCGCCCGCGTGACCGGCCAACTGGTGATCCTCGGCGCGGGTTTGGACACCAGGGCGTGGCGGCTGGCGGAGCTCGCGCGCACGGATGTGTGGGAGGTCGACCATCCGGCCTCACAACACGACAAACGCGCCCGCCTGACGCAGCGCGGGCCGGAGGAGTACCCGCACCCCGACAGCGAACTGCGGGCCGTCGCGCGCGCCGTGCGGTTCACGCCGGTCGATTTCGCCGTCGTCGACCTGGGCGCGGCACTGGACGCCGCCGGCCACGATCCGACCGCGCCGACGACCTGGCTGTGGGAGGGCGTGGTTCCGTACCTCACACGCGAGCACGTACGCGCCACCGTGGCCGCACTCGCCACCCGGTCGGCCTCGGGCAGCACACTCATCGTCAACTACCAGGCCCCGTCGGTGAAGGCGGCCGCGGGGAGGCTGCTGACACGCGTGCTCGGCAGTTCCCTCACCTCGGGCGAGCCGTGGCTGTCGCTGTGGAGGCCGGAGCGGATGGCGGCACTGCTCGCCGAGCACGACCTCCGAGTGGTTACGGACGACCCCCTCCTCGCCTTCGCGCAGCGTCTCGGCGGCCCGGCACGGGGACGGTCATCGTTGAGGTCGGGGCGGGTGGCGGTGGCGGAGCGCGGCTGA
- a CDS encoding DUF6174 domain-containing protein produces the protein MLVGAVLCATAACGSGDLKNATAPSTTSWQEPESYDYTLTSATQVLAGTFRVKVRDGKVVQAVGLDKDSRRQAHDLLGEVPTVGDLLKRLAKARSDEADTAEAEYAADGQPLRITLDWDKNAIDDEALYVISSFRTTAP, from the coding sequence ATGCTGGTCGGGGCGGTGTTGTGCGCGACCGCCGCGTGTGGCTCCGGTGACCTGAAGAACGCCACCGCGCCCAGTACGACTTCGTGGCAGGAGCCCGAGTCGTACGACTACACGCTGACCTCGGCCACCCAGGTCCTGGCGGGAACCTTCCGGGTGAAGGTCCGCGACGGCAAGGTGGTGCAGGCGGTGGGGCTCGACAAGGACAGTCGGCGACAGGCACACGATCTGCTCGGCGAAGTCCCCACGGTCGGGGATCTGTTGAAGAGGCTGGCCAAGGCCCGCAGTGACGAAGCGGACACCGCGGAAGCCGAGTACGCGGCCGACGGGCAGCCCTTGCGCATCACCTTGGACTGGGACAAGAACGCGATAGACGACGAGGCTCTGTACGTGATCAGCTCCTTCAGGACGACGGCGCCTTAA
- a CDS encoding MerR family transcriptional regulator — protein MDDEEDGMAERWTIGEFSRITHLSIRTLRRYHEQELLVPAEVDPATGYRYYTPAQIRPALTIRRLRELDLPLADVREFLLTRSGGTDEESHAAQQIVAAHLRRLEDRLGQTQRAVEALRELLDPQAERTVSLEVLPPQRVLAVTLDIPPGTDLSWYDTAMNDLDAAVGDRPVLPPGGRYQHTLFTDGHGRATVYLPAEAPLPPEAPSTVKVLRLPQRTAAVATHRGPHDDIDLTYSALGAFASRNGLRAQDLVEEIYLVGPRDTDQPDRWRTLVAWLIDPGSGGSTT, from the coding sequence GTGGACGACGAGGAGGACGGCATGGCGGAGCGATGGACCATCGGAGAGTTTTCCCGGATCACTCACCTGAGCATCCGCACCCTCCGCCGGTACCACGAACAGGAACTCCTCGTCCCCGCAGAGGTCGACCCCGCCACCGGCTACCGCTACTACACCCCCGCGCAGATCCGGCCCGCACTGACCATCAGGCGGCTGCGCGAACTCGACCTCCCGCTGGCAGACGTCCGGGAGTTCCTCCTGACCCGGTCCGGAGGAACGGACGAAGAAAGCCATGCGGCACAGCAGATCGTCGCCGCCCATCTCCGCCGGCTCGAAGACCGACTCGGCCAGACCCAGCGAGCGGTCGAGGCGCTACGGGAACTCCTGGACCCACAGGCAGAGCGAACCGTGAGCCTCGAGGTCCTTCCGCCGCAACGTGTCCTTGCGGTGACTCTCGACATCCCGCCCGGAACCGACCTGAGCTGGTACGACACCGCCATGAACGACCTGGACGCAGCCGTCGGCGACCGCCCGGTGCTGCCTCCTGGCGGCCGCTACCAGCACACCCTCTTCACCGACGGGCACGGCCGCGCCACCGTCTATCTCCCCGCCGAAGCACCCCTGCCACCGGAAGCGCCGTCCACTGTGAAGGTGCTCCGACTCCCCCAGCGGACCGCGGCCGTTGCCACCCACCGCGGCCCGCACGACGACATCGACCTCACCTACAGCGCCCTGGGCGCCTTTGCCTCGCGCAACGGCCTGCGAGCCCAGGACCTCGTCGAGGAGATCTACCTCGTCGGACCGCGAGACACCGACCAACCCGACCGCTGGAGAACCCTCGTGGCATGGCTCATCGACCCCGGCAGCGGCGGATCGACGACCTGA
- a CDS encoding nuclear transport factor 2 family protein — MQDAQEFAKEYFVAAIAPDRERYFALFDDDVVVHDDGHSHQGLTAVRRWRAEVPPVRYDLHDVTGTAAACTAVAEVSGDFPGSPVALRFAFERNTQGKITLLDITP, encoded by the coding sequence ATGCAGGACGCTCAGGAGTTCGCCAAGGAGTATTTCGTCGCGGCCATCGCCCCTGACCGCGAGCGGTACTTCGCGCTCTTCGACGACGATGTCGTCGTGCACGACGACGGCCATAGCCACCAAGGGCTCACAGCGGTACGCCGCTGGCGCGCCGAGGTACCGCCCGTACGCTACGACCTCCACGACGTCACCGGCACAGCAGCCGCCTGCACGGCCGTCGCGGAGGTGTCCGGCGACTTCCCCGGCAGCCCGGTCGCCCTGCGCTTCGCCTTCGAACGCAACACACAGGGGAAGATCACACTGCTGGACATCACACCCTGA